In Carya illinoinensis cultivar Pawnee chromosome 7, C.illinoinensisPawnee_v1, whole genome shotgun sequence, the following are encoded in one genomic region:
- the LOC122316420 gene encoding protein FAR1-RELATED SEQUENCE 4-like, whose translation MQYPSSGNPYASLQESPECPEFSENVGCTFDDAADEMYLDIEEDLEGSTVVPDDEVRVDAPRSGMEFESVKELLGYYKKYAKQEGFGVRTQRTKRDDDGRPVYVTVGCARGGKYQPKHKDISKPRPTTKTDCKAKVNATLKQNEKWLVTTVENTHNHITVSPKKTRLLRSHKVLDEYSQRILELNDRAGIRMNKNYYSLVVDAGGFENLEFQEKDCRNFIDKSRHLRLGKGGGEALRVYFQRMRQKNDGFVYDIDVDDEGRLRNVFWADARCRASYECFGDVVTFDTTYLTNRYGMPFAPFIGVNHHGQSILLGAGLLSSEDTHTFIWLFRMWLDCMNGRAPKAIITDQDRAMKNAIALVFPGTRHRYCLWHIMRKLPEKLGSHSHFSSGLKSSIQAALYDSHTSTEFEERWGQLLDMYDLRENNWLKSLYEERTFWVPVYLKDVFWAGMSTTQRSESMNAFFDGYVHSGTTLKEFVDQFDNALRKKVEVETTADFNSINQTIPCVSPFNFEKQFQKVYTATKFKEFQKELMGLMCCNCTMVSQQGCISTFDILDEIAFDDCTKIVHYTVYYNEEECELKCTCALFEMRGILCRHALRVCQFKRISVLPERYVLDRWRKDEKRRYTLIPSSYDDCRASGDARRYEMVVKRCMKLATKISPSSERVNAFLRYVDDFDSKCDDEDVRRCNNSESTVVGHSSLTDKGKKLLSPHVVRGKGRPPIKRKVPPLEKLATKRKRKTTCRLIFENETTFLNSPASQLDEGVERDAGVGDMGTQNSVLTQGLPLGNDEMGDHF comes from the exons ATGCAGTACCCTTCGTCGGGCAATCCATATGCTTCTTTGCAAGAATCTCCCGAATGCCCAGAGTTCTCAGAAAATGTTGGTTGTACATTTGATGATGCTGCTGATG AAATGTATCTCGACATAGAAGAAGACTTGGAGGGTAGCACCGTTGTCCCGGATGATGAGGTACGGGTTGATGCTCCAAGATCTGGGATGGAATTCGAGAGTGTAAAAGAGCTTTTGGGGTACTATAAGAAATATGCTAAGCAAGAGGGATTCGGTGTAAGGACACAGAGGACGAAGAGAGATGATGATGGTCGGCCTGTGTATGTCACAGTTGGTTGTGCTCGTGGAGGAAAATACCAACCGAAGCACAAGGATATATCTAAGCCACGGCCAACAACTAAGACGGATTGCAAGGCGAAGGTAAATGCCACtttgaaacaaaatgaaaaatggcTTGTCACCACTGTTGAGAATACACACAACCATATCACTGTGAGCCCCAAGAAGACTAGACTCTTAAGATCACACAAGGTTCTAGATGAATATAGTCAAAGAATTCTTGAGTTAAATGACAGAGCCGGTATCCGAATGAATAAGAATTATTATTCTCTAGTAGTTGATGCGGGGGGGTTTGAAAACTTAGAATTTCAAGAGAAAGATTGTCGGAATTTCATTGATAAGTCTAGACATTTAAGGTTGGGAAAAGGAGGTGGTGAAGCACTCAGGGTTTATTTCCAAAGAATGAGACAGAAGAATGATGGTTTCGTTTATGACATCGACGTTGATGATGAGGGACGGCTAAGAAATGTTTTTTGGGCCGATGCACGTTGTCGAGCATCTTATGAGTGTTTCGGGGACGTTGTGACATTCGACACAACGTACCTAACAAATCGATACGGAATGCCTTTTGCTCCATTTATCGGTGTTAATCATCATGGCCAATCCATATTACTAGGGGCAGGTTTGTTGTCAAGTGAGGACACACACACCTTCATTTGGTTGTTTAGAATGTGGTTGGACTGCATGAACGGTCGAGCGCCGAAGGCGATCATAACGGACCAAGACCGGGCAATGAAGAACGCAATTGCCCTTGTATTTCCGGGAACCCGCCATAGATATTGTCTATGGCATATAATGCGCAAACTTCCCGAGAAGTTAGGTTCTCACTCCCATTTCAGCTCAGGGTTGAAATCCTCCATTCAGGCTGCTTTGTATGATTCACATACCTCCACGGAATTTGAGGAGAGATGGGGTCAACTACTTGATATGTATGATTTAAGAGAGAATAATTGGCTCAAGTCCTTATACGAGGAAAGGACCTTTTGGGTTCCAGTTTATTTGAAAGACGTATTTTGGGCTGGTATGAGTACGACCCAACGTTCAGAaagcatgaatgcttttttcGACGGGTATGTCCATTCTGGAACGACGTTGAAGGAATTTGTCGACCAATTCGATAATGCTCTCAGGAAAAAGGTAGAGGTGGAGACCACGGCTGATTTCAACTCTATTAACCAAACGATCCCTTGTGTGTCCCCTTTCAACTTTGAGAAGCAGTTTCAGAAAGTATACACGGCAACAAAGTTTAAAGAGTTCCAAAAAGAGTTGATGGGCTTAATGTGTTGTAATTGCACAATGGTCTCCCAGCAGGGGTGCATTTCAACCTTCGATATTTTGGATGAAATAGCTTTTGATGACTGCACAAAAATAGTCCACTACACAGTTTATTATAATGAAGAGGAGTGCGAATTGAAATGCACATGTGCTCTATTTGAGATGAGGGGAATTTTATGTAGGCATGCACTTAGAGTTTGTCAGTTTAAGAGGATTAGTGTGTTGCCAGAAAGATATGTCTTGGATCGATGGAGAAAGGACGAGAAACGGAGATATACATTGATCCCAAGTAGTTATGATGACTGTCGGGCTAGTGGAGATGCACGGAGGTATGAGATGGTGGTTAAACGATGCATGAAACTAGCAACAAAAATATCCCCAAGTTCTGAGCGTGTGAATGCTTTCCTGCGGTATGTCGATGACTTTGATTCGAAAtgtgatgatgaagatgtacGTCGATGCAACAATTCTGAATCAACCGTGGTCGGCCACAGCAGTTTAACGGATAAGGGAAAGAAGCTATTAAGCCCCCATGTGGTCCGAGGGAAAGGGAGACCCCCAATTAAGAGAAAGGTTCCGCCATTGGAGAAGTtggcaacaaagagaaaacgGAAAACG ACTTGCAGGCTGATATTTGAGAATGAAACAACATTCTTGAACAGCCCGGCATCTCAGCTAGATGAGGGAGTTGAACGTGATGCGGGAGTTGGTGATATGGGAACACAAAACAGTGTTCTCACACAAGGGCTGCCATTGGGGAATGATGAG atgGGTGACcatttttga
- the LOC122317302 gene encoding probable WRKY transcription factor 11 — MAVELLHFPKSMDDQTAIQEAASQGIKSMEHLIRLLSHQPNHSDCTDITDRTVSKFKKVICLLNRTGHARFRRGPVHSSSSPSSSSSSASIFVPHSQTLTLAPTPITSKPTLPPAPIVTPVALHQAPILSQPNFLPSQPQTVTLDFTKPNGFSSSSKATELEFTKETFSVSSSSSFMSSAITGDGSVSNGKLGSSILAAPAPAGSGGKPPLSMAPYKKRCHEHSDNLSGKLSGSGSKCHCSKRRKNRVKKTIRVPAISSKIADIPPDEYSWRKYGQKPIKGSPYPRGYYKCSTLRGCPARKHVERAPDDPTMLIVTYEGEHRHSGTPGVQENVGAGVGMVFEST; from the exons ATGGCCGTGGAGCTCTTGCACTTCCCCAAGTCAATGGACGACCAGACGGCTATTCAAGAAGCTGCGTCTCAAGGCATCAAGAGCATGGAGCACCTGATCCGCCTCTTGTCTCACCAGCCAAATCACTCCGACTGCACGGATATCACGGACCGCACCGTTTCCAAGTTCAAAAAAGTCATTTGTCTCCTGAACCGGACCGGCCACGCCCGGTTCAGACGCGGACCCGTTCactcctcttcttctccttcgtcCTCATCCTCGTCCGCCTCTATCTTTGTCCCTCACTCACAGACCCTAACCCTAGCTCCCACTCCGATCACTTCTAAGCCCACCTTGCCTCCGGCGCCGATCGTAACTCCGGTGGCCTTACATCAGGCTCCGATCCTTTCTCAGCCGAACTTCCTTCCCTCTCAGCCTCAGACCGTGACACTTGACTTCACAAAACCTAATGGTTTTTCCTCAAGCTCTAAGGCCACCGAGCTCGAGTTCACGAAGGAGACCTTCAGCGTCTCGTCGAGCTCATCTTTCATGTCTTCGGCAATCACCGGAGACGGCAGCGTCTCGAACGGGAAGCTAGGGTCCTCGATCTTAGCAGCTCCTGCGCCGGCAGGTTCGGGGGGCAAGCCGCCGCTCTCGATGGCGCCGTACAAAAAGAGGTGCCACGAGCACTCCGACAATCTCTCCGGCAAATTATCCGGCTCCGGTAGCAAGTGCCACTGCTCTAAGAGAAG GAAAAATCGTGTGAAGAAAACAATCAGAGTCCCAGCAATAAGTTCAAAAATCGCCGATATTCCACCAGATGAATACTCTTGGAGGAAATACGGTCAGAAACCGATCAAGGGATCGCCCTACCCACG TGGATATTACAAGTGTAGCACGCTAAGGGGCTGCCCGGCGAGAAAACACGTGGAGAGAGCTCCGGACGATCCGACGATGCTGATCGTAACCTACGAGGGGGAGCACCGTCACTCTGGTACACCCGGGGTGCAGGAGAACGTGGGTGCCGGTGTAGGGATGGTCTTTGAGTCAacctga